In Pyrus communis chromosome 1, drPyrComm1.1, whole genome shotgun sequence, the following are encoded in one genomic region:
- the LOC137733502 gene encoding CSC1-like protein At4g35870 has translation MNDTLSPPPSPGDGADTYEAWYGNIQYLLNISAIGSFFCVFFFIFVKLRSDHRRMPGPSALVAKLLAVWHATCREIARHCGADAAQFLLIEGGSCGLLLSMAVLAVLVMLPLNLYAGSAVLGDQFSKTTINHIEKGSALLWVHFVFVVVVVVLVHFSISAIEGKLRITRIRDGNGNLSDPTVNSTAIFTIMVQGIPKTIGNDRTVLHEYFQHRYPGKVYRVIMPMDLCALDELASELVRVRHEISWLVARIDSRLLPFESEEDGYVRTSSEGVWGCACNLWHKVEDFWYNTLARLGYTDERKLGELQGLRAELETELAAYKEGRALGAGVAFVVFKDVYTANKAVQDFRHEKKRRTGKFFSLVELRLQRNQWKVEQAPLATDIYWNHLGSSKLSLKLRRVLVNTCLLLILLFFSSPLAIISALKNAWRIINAEAMDNAQLWFAWVQSSSWLGSLIFQFLPNVFIFVSMYIVIPSALSYLSKFERHLTVSGEQRAALLKMVCFFLVNLILLKGLVESSLESAILKMGRCYLDGEDCKRIEQYMSASFLSRSCLSSLAFLITSTFLGISYDLLAPIPWIKRKIQKFRKNDMLQLVPEQSEEYALETQETDSLERPLIVDTTYDSPRSYGIDLQGNDLSDYPINRTSTAPKQTFDFAQYYAFNLTIFALTFIYSSFSPLVVPVGAIYFGYRYIVDKYNFLFVYRVRGFPAGNDGKLMDTVLCIMRFCVDLFLLAMLLFFSVHGDSTKLQAIFTLGVLVMYKLLPSQNDSLHPALLEGIQTVDTVVDGPIDYEVYSQPRFDWDTYYSCFTIG, from the coding sequence ATGAACGACACTCTCTCTCCTCCGCCGTCCCCCGGCGACGGCGCCGATACCTACGAGGCCTGGTACGGGAACATCCAGTACCTTCTCAACATCTCCGCCATCGGCTCCTTCTTCTgcgtcttcttcttcatcttcgtcAAGCTCCGCAGCGACCACCGCCGCATGCCCGGCCCATCCGCCCTCGTCGCCAAGCTCCTTGCTGTGTGGCACGCTACCTGTCGTGAGATTGCGCGCCACTGCGGCGCTGACGCCGCCCAATTTCTCTTGATTGAGGGTGGAAGCTGTGGGTTGCTGTTGTCCATGGCGGTTTTGGCTGTGCTTGTGATGCTTCCGCTGAATCTCTACGCCGGGAGTGCTGTGCTCGGGGATCAGTTCTCGAAGACGACCATCAATCACATTGAGAAAGGTTCGGCTTTGCTTTGGGTGCATTTCGTTTTcgtggttgttgttgttgttttggtgCATTTTAGTATTTCTGCCATTGAAGGGAAATTGAGAATCACTAGGATTAGGGATGGGAATGGCAATTTGAGTGACCCAACTGTGAATTCCACGGCTATTTTTACTATAATGGTGCAGGGGATACCGAAAACTATAGGTAATGATAGGACTGTGTTGCATGAGTATTTCCAGCATAGGTATCCTGGCAAGGTTTATAGGGTTATAATGCCGATGGATTTGTGTGCGTTGGATGAATTAGCCTCGGAATTAGTGAGGGTTAGGCATGAAATTTCTTGGTTGGTTGCACGAATTGACTCCCGGCTCTTGCCGTTTGAAAGTGAAGAGGATGGATATGTAAGGACTTCTTCAGAGGGGGTATGGGGCTGTGCTTGTAATTTATGGCATAAGGTGGAAGATTTCTGGTATAATACTCTGGCTAGGTTGGGATACACTGACGAAAGGAAGTTAGGAGAGTTGCAGGGATTGAGAGCTGAATTGGAGACTGAATTAGCTGCTTACAAAGAAGGTCGTGCACTGGGTGCTGGAGTTGCATTTGTGGTGTTTAAGGATGTGTACACTGCTAATAAAGCTGTTCAGGACTTTCGACATGAGAAGAAGAGGCGGACAGGGAAGTTTTTTTCTCTTGTGGAATTGCGTTTACAGAGAAACCAATGGAAAGTTGAGCAGGCACCCTTGGCCACAGATATTTATTGGAATCATTTGGGGTCGTCAAAGCTCTCACTGAAATTGCGAAGAGTGTTGGTGAACACGTGCTTGCTGTTGATTCTTCTGTTCTTTAGCTCTCCTCTGGCAATTATCAGTGCTCTAAAAAATGCCTGGCGGATTATAAATGCGGAAGCTATGGATAACGCCCAGTTGTGGTTTGCTTGGGTGCAGAGCTCAAGCTGGCTCGGGAGTCTTATCTTTCAGTTTCTACCCaatgtgtttatttttgtcAGCATGTATATAGTTATTCCATCAGCACTTTCATATCTCTCCAAGTTCGAGCGACACCTTACAGTGTCAGGGGAGCAAAGAGCTGCTCTTCTTAAGATGGTTTGTTTCTTCCTGGTGAATCTTATACTTCTTAAGGGACTGGTTGAATCATCTTTAGAGAGTGCCATATTAAAAATGGGAAGGTGCTATTTGGATGGAGAAGATTGCAAGAGAATTGAGCAGTACATGAGTGCCTCGTTTTTGTCAAGATCATGTCTTTCCTCTCTTGCATTCTTGATAACAAGTACATTCTTGGGTATATCTTATGATCTATTGGCTCCAATCCCTTGGATAAAAAGGAAGATTCAGAAGTTTCGAAAGAATGACATGCTACAGCTGGTCCCGGAACAAAGTGAAGAATATGCATTGGAAACTCAGGAAACCGATAGTCTAGAAAGGCCCTTGATTGTGGACACCACTTACGATTCTCCCAGATCGTATGGAATTGATCTGCAGGGAAATGATCTTTCTGATTACCCAATCAACAGAACATCAACAGCCCCAAAACAGACATTCGATTTTGCCCAATATTATGCCTTTAATTTGACGATATTCGCCCTGACCTTTATATATTCTTCCTTCTCTCCGCTTGTGGTTCCCGTCGGTGCTATTTATTTTGGGTATAGGTACATTGTCGATAAGTACAACTTCCTCTTTGTCTATAGGGTCCGTGGCTTTCCTGCTGGGAATGATGGGAAGTTGATGGATACAGTATTGTGCATCATGCGTTTTTGTGTCGATCTGTTCCTTCTTGCAATGCTGCTGTTCTTTTCGGTCCATGGAGACTCAACGAAGCTGCAAGCTATATTTACACTTGGGGTACTAGTAATGTATAAATTGCTGCCTTCCCAGAACGATAGTCTTCATCCAGCTCTTTTGGAAGGCATACAAACTGTAGACACTGTTGTTGATGGGCCTATTGACTATGAGGTGTATTCACAGCCCAGATTTGATTGGGATACATATTATTCATGTTTCACCATTGGTTGA